A single Parabacteroides timonensis DNA region contains:
- a CDS encoding outer membrane protein assembly factor BamB family protein, giving the protein MKKTFLNIALLSCVAFSASAAYTGRVFVDKNNNGVFDKGEKPMAGIAVSDGLNVVKTASDGSFSLPGHPRERFIFITTPSGYKTDNKHYIRIDGEQKAYEFGLQPYNGGIKKDGSHKYVHIADTEIFNTENHGDWVNNVRDYAANEQVAFIMHTGDICYEKGLKAHIKMMNTANMDCPMFYAIGNHDLVKGKYGEELFESIYGPVYYSFDAGSTHYIVTPMAGGDYQPGYTKEDVYRWLKNDLAQVPQGKPIVVFNHDLLTYGDQFIFGINDQEQINLNEHNLKAWVYGHWHINYMKKQGDVYSISTATLDKGGIDHSTSAFRVLHVDKKGDFVSELRYTYLDKQIQIASPVEGQIPVLASGAVPLVVNAYSSVTPVKEVTYTCLVDGKALFNNKKLQQATDWCWNAEVPLTAKQEGKAVTLKIKARFNNGETAETESAFTYHAAPAEVKLGGNWLNLLENPQHAASAGSALNQPLQMAWIKNVGANIYMTSPLVYNGKIYIASVDENLKVEAHIYALDGKTGELVWKYPVRNSIKNTIVIDNGQVLAQDAQGYLYAINAESGKLSWEKQLPVNGLPALIEGLVASDGIVYAGTGKGLCAIETKDGKVLWQNKDWGQGEGTTTTFSVTGDKLIGSSQWNALYGNDLKTGALKWTANTNGLRNRGASAAVHGNLLYLISDKSFFILEANTGRVVVRKELPFSVDVTSTPLLTDKEIIFGSAKDGLIALDNETLELKWKFATGDALVFTSPYSRKPAATIETSPVLAGNTVYVGASDGTIYGVNKEDGKLVWKHATGAPVFGSVAVSGNALIAVDFGGNVYTFVAE; this is encoded by the coding sequence ATGAAAAAAACATTTCTGAACATCGCCCTGTTGAGCTGTGTGGCATTCTCTGCCAGCGCTGCCTATACTGGACGAGTCTTTGTAGATAAGAACAATAACGGAGTTTTTGATAAAGGAGAGAAACCGATGGCTGGCATTGCTGTTTCCGACGGACTGAATGTCGTGAAAACGGCTTCCGACGGGTCGTTTTCTTTACCGGGACATCCCCGCGAACGGTTTATCTTTATCACCACGCCTTCGGGATATAAGACGGATAACAAACATTATATCCGTATCGACGGCGAACAGAAAGCGTATGAGTTCGGTTTGCAACCTTATAATGGTGGTATCAAGAAAGACGGTAGCCATAAATATGTCCATATCGCTGATACCGAGATTTTCAATACGGAGAATCATGGCGACTGGGTAAATAATGTGCGCGATTATGCAGCCAATGAACAGGTTGCTTTTATTATGCACACAGGCGATATCTGCTATGAAAAAGGTTTGAAGGCACATATCAAAATGATGAATACCGCCAATATGGATTGCCCGATGTTTTATGCTATCGGTAACCACGACCTGGTGAAGGGAAAATATGGCGAAGAGCTTTTTGAAAGTATCTACGGTCCTGTCTATTATTCATTCGATGCAGGTAGCACACACTATATAGTAACTCCGATGGCCGGTGGCGACTATCAACCCGGTTATACGAAGGAAGATGTCTACCGCTGGCTGAAAAATGACCTGGCACAGGTTCCGCAAGGCAAGCCGATCGTCGTTTTCAATCATGACCTGTTGACGTATGGCGACCAGTTCATTTTCGGTATCAACGACCAGGAGCAGATCAACCTGAACGAACATAATCTGAAGGCCTGGGTATACGGTCATTGGCATATCAACTATATGAAGAAACAGGGAGATGTATACTCTATTTCTACGGCAACGTTAGATAAAGGTGGTATCGACCACTCGACCAGTGCTTTCCGTGTCCTTCATGTCGATAAGAAAGGAGATTTCGTTTCTGAACTTCGTTATACTTATCTGGATAAACAGATTCAGATCGCTTCCCCGGTAGAGGGACAGATCCCTGTATTGGCTTCGGGTGCCGTGCCTTTGGTTGTGAATGCTTATTCATCGGTAACTCCGGTAAAAGAGGTAACTTATACCTGTCTGGTGGATGGTAAAGCCCTGTTCAATAACAAGAAATTGCAACAAGCTACCGACTGGTGCTGGAATGCTGAAGTCCCTTTGACTGCCAAACAGGAGGGAAAGGCTGTTACCTTAAAGATAAAAGCCCGTTTCAATAACGGAGAAACGGCAGAAACAGAAAGTGCCTTTACATACCATGCTGCTCCTGCGGAGGTGAAACTGGGTGGTAACTGGCTGAACCTGTTGGAGAATCCTCAACATGCCGCATCTGCCGGGTCTGCACTGAACCAGCCTTTACAGATGGCCTGGATCAAGAATGTAGGAGCAAATATTTATATGACATCGCCTCTGGTTTATAATGGAAAGATCTATATTGCCTCTGTGGATGAGAACCTGAAAGTGGAGGCTCATATATATGCTCTCGACGGTAAGACCGGTGAACTGGTTTGGAAATATCCGGTGCGCAACTCCATTAAGAATACGATCGTTATAGATAACGGACAGGTTTTGGCACAGGATGCACAAGGTTATTTGTATGCTATTAATGCCGAAAGCGGCAAACTTAGCTGGGAAAAACAGTTGCCAGTAAACGGTCTGCCCGCTCTGATCGAAGGTTTGGTTGCCTCCGATGGTATTGTTTATGCCGGCACAGGTAAAGGTCTATGTGCTATCGAAACGAAAGACGGTAAAGTGCTTTGGCAGAATAAGGATTGGGGACAGGGAGAAGGAACAACTACAACTTTCTCTGTTACAGGTGATAAACTGATCGGCTCATCCCAATGGAATGCCCTTTATGGCAACGACTTGAAGACCGGAGCATTAAAATGGACTGCTAACACCAACGGTCTGCGTAATCGTGGTGCCTCGGCTGCTGTTCATGGTAACTTATTGTATTTGATCTCAGATAAGTCTTTCTTTATCCTGGAAGCTAATACCGGCCGTGTGGTTGTACGTAAGGAGTTACCTTTCAGTGTGGATGTGACTTCTACTCCTTTGCTGACGGATAAAGAGATTATCTTCGGCTCTGCTAAAGACGGTTTGATCGCTTTGGATAACGAGACACTGGAACTGAAATGGAAGTTTGCAACCGGCGACGCATTAGTCTTCACTTCTCCTTATTCCCGTAAACCGGCTGCCACTATTGAAACCAGTCCGGTACTGGCAGGAAATACAGTCTATGTAGGTGCTTCCGACGGAACTATTTACGGAGTAAATAAAGAAGACGGGAAACTGGTGTGGAAACATGCGACAGGTGCGCCGGTATTCGGTTCGGTGGCTGTTTCAGGGAATGCACTGATTGCTGTCGACTTCGGTGGCAATGTGTATACTTTTGTCGCTGAATAA
- a CDS encoding metallophosphoesterase family protein — translation MMKHLFLSLLLCLGFSSCQKETKPVTFAIISDIHQDIAHDAEERLSTFLRAAEESQVDFIIELGDFCMPKEENKPFLKLWQDYPGEKHMVFGNHDMDNCSKEEFIQFTGMQSPYYSFDKGDFHFIVLDPNNIHDGENYLPYDKGNYYKAEKISLVDPEQMEWLKKDLQATDKRCIIFSHQSFECSSENREDIRKIFEEENQRAGYKKVAVAFSGHDHTNYMKEINGIAYIQINSASNQWVGEKYACPERFSDEINQKRPALKYTLPYKDALYGIVTLTDKGMELKGVKSEFIAPGPEELGITDRSQPLVPWIEDLQLTF, via the coding sequence ATGATGAAACATTTATTCTTATCTCTTCTTCTCTGTCTGGGATTCAGTTCCTGCCAGAAAGAAACGAAGCCTGTTACATTTGCTATCATATCTGATATTCATCAGGACATCGCGCATGATGCGGAAGAACGTTTAAGCACCTTCTTACGGGCTGCCGAGGAAAGCCAAGTTGACTTTATCATTGAACTCGGCGACTTCTGTATGCCAAAGGAGGAAAACAAACCTTTCCTGAAACTTTGGCAGGATTATCCCGGTGAGAAACATATGGTCTTTGGAAATCATGATATGGATAATTGTTCGAAAGAAGAATTTATCCAGTTTACGGGGATGCAGAGTCCTTATTATTCCTTTGATAAGGGAGATTTCCATTTTATCGTACTCGATCCGAATAATATCCATGACGGGGAGAATTATCTCCCTTATGACAAAGGAAACTATTATAAAGCGGAAAAGATCTCATTGGTAGATCCCGAACAAATGGAATGGTTGAAGAAAGACCTGCAGGCTACCGACAAACGTTGTATCATCTTCTCTCATCAGAGCTTCGAATGTTCTTCAGAGAATCGTGAAGATATCCGGAAAATCTTTGAAGAGGAAAACCAACGCGCCGGATATAAAAAGGTAGCAGTCGCTTTCAGTGGGCACGACCATACGAATTATATGAAAGAGATCAACGGCATTGCCTATATCCAGATCAACAGTGCTTCCAATCAGTGGGTAGGCGAGAAATATGCCTGTCCGGAACGTTTCAGCGACGAGATCAATCAGAAGAGACCGGCTTTGAAATATACGCTGCCTTATAAAGATGCCCTTTACGGGATTGTTACACTGACAGATAAGGGTATGGAGCTGAAGGGAGTAAAGAGCGAGTTCATTGCTCCGGGTCCCGAAGAACTGGGTATTACCGACCGCTCGCAACCTTTAGTACCCTGGATAGAAGATTTACAACTAACATTCTAA
- a CDS encoding endonuclease/exonuclease/phosphatase family protein, producing the protein MKTQILACIVSAILLLNLFTSCSEQEKGQELTVLAWNIWHGGHSKTYGQKACDGIIGVLKKSQADVVLMVETYGAAPMVADSLGYEHYLISDNLCIYSRYPIVKKYTYPDVIGTFNFGGVEIDMDGTPVRLFDTWIHYLPDMRLTPTDKSEEEILAWDDAGTRDDEIRKILGVLKPVIAEADSIPVIMGGDFNSHSHLDWTEATKDMYNHGGAVVNWTVSKEMEAANFKDSFREINPDPVKNIGTTWLTDADSLETVNRQDRIDFIYYQGKTIQAVESQCYDNILGETFSFKGDDFFYASDHGFVLTTFKIKK; encoded by the coding sequence ATGAAAACACAGATCCTCGCTTGTATTGTGTCGGCAATATTGCTTCTCAATCTGTTTACTTCCTGCTCCGAACAGGAAAAAGGACAAGAACTCACTGTCCTTGCCTGGAATATCTGGCATGGCGGCCATTCAAAAACCTATGGTCAAAAAGCCTGTGACGGCATTATTGGCGTATTGAAGAAAAGTCAGGCTGATGTTGTCCTGATGGTTGAAACATATGGGGCAGCACCTATGGTTGCCGATTCGCTTGGGTATGAACATTATCTGATTTCCGATAATCTTTGTATCTACAGCCGTTATCCGATTGTAAAGAAATATACTTATCCAGACGTGATCGGTACATTCAATTTCGGAGGAGTGGAGATAGATATGGATGGAACACCGGTCCGCTTGTTTGACACCTGGATACATTATCTGCCTGATATGCGTCTGACACCTACCGACAAGTCGGAAGAAGAAATACTAGCCTGGGACGATGCCGGTACACGGGATGACGAGATACGCAAAATATTGGGTGTCCTGAAACCGGTGATAGCCGAGGCTGATAGCATTCCGGTCATTATGGGTGGCGATTTCAACAGTCATTCTCACCTGGATTGGACCGAAGCGACCAAGGATATGTACAATCATGGGGGCGCTGTTGTCAACTGGACGGTATCTAAAGAGATGGAAGCCGCTAATTTTAAAGACAGCTTCCGCGAGATCAATCCCGATCCGGTGAAGAACATCGGAACAACCTGGCTGACAGATGCTGATTCTTTGGAAACAGTGAACCGTCAGGACCGTATCGACTTTATCTATTATCAGGGTAAGACGATACAGGCAGTAGAGTCCCAATGTTATGATAATATCCTGGGCGAAACATTCTCTTTCAAAGGAGATGATTTCTTTTATGCTTCCGATCACGGATTCGTATTGACAACCTTCAAAATCAAGAAATAA